Proteins encoded together in one Portunus trituberculatus isolate SZX2019 chromosome 39, ASM1759143v1, whole genome shotgun sequence window:
- the LOC123515493 gene encoding putative neural-cadherin 2 isoform X2, whose product MDPARILQIITNSTWMVTKLVGSDPVEFKQPEYEVTVPENTSADHLLRLSARVRASGETVKYRIIQGNEDNLFHLDPASGILSLLQPLDYELQQQHELLVEAVVGAARSVARVVVKVDDQNDHAPVFLRALHETQITEEDNRHLPKVILKQVTAVDEDTGRFGSLTYTISGDGIFTNGSRPCFSLDAASGTVLLLRPLDRDPPHGQAQWRLRVTATDGELEAHTDIRVNLKDANDNAPFFPSPITTATVSEDTPIGSSVTRVVATDHDDPQEGDNAKVTFSLEKNAIDESSGRPIFAIDSELGVITTALCCLDREKTQRYVIQVVATDGGGLKGTGTVVVDVDDVNDVPPRFSRPEWTLDVPESLDPDNVLATLTVVDQDVTNDFAYRVVPESGRGWQMFQVEGVSGSLPGGNLKSVKPLDFENPDHRQGFNFKVQVTDVGEAGWGQKEHIAETWVRLKLVDENDNDPVFNKESIHLMLPEDTPRGSLLASFTAVDPDAAGESQISYRVDPNSDPGHQFDVDRTGAMRLVGGLDREITDAHSLLLWAVDDGAPPRTTTATLTINVTDVNDNPPFLSEPREVQVTENSQAQLVARVKLGDPDDWQQGHGPPFTISLDPRAPPHVTDSIRVTLDRRGDDGRGVGVVWTRAALDREERPALLVPLVVGDAGWPSLTATVTLTLHVADINDNPMAPAAKTVTVHTMQRKGASVPLGRVYVQDPDNWNTGAKTFAWRHPQAGFFLNTFTGHLSMAPSTPDGQYELRFIVSDSDQGQRNIEANVTVLVKRLSPDDVRSAMPLTLTSHSQSLVRSHSEAGVSVLSRLVGAIQAWAGGGGAAVKVISLQPLEGKIPATRVWLSAVGIANFEYLLLYHKNKLSATLGTSVQDVGVISCHEDAAASLDKIAEERCVGGCWVGLAEHFSVVDANSSAVVGPQVVIRGPCGCTGTTTPRVNSCTPDTCLNGGRCLSTASGSRCICPHGTLGSHCKVLSRYFEGDGEGEDASTELASEGSWAWVPPIPPCTEVHISVEVLSMVGTAALLYSGSDQSVAQGPNMHDVLLLELRQGQPVLLLDLGSGPITLTLNTSLTDNMWHRIDLIWKDELVEMLVDLCLGDHWDKLPASSPAAHNHSSTTVFPDVHMCRGSAKLPQNNHILNSSGVLQVGGIVHPLPPIIMGRDPMLPHPPHFHGCIKNLRINGKLIDLGNSVLSKASTTGCHAADCLINNLYCGPHGRCQGSPGSLHCECQPGWGGLGCASPTTPTTFFPNSYVKLALSFSPLAYTSSFSFRFRTLRRRGELIVLSSQHGRDSWSIQIVDGCLCAVLQLHPQPPTSICLSRAALTDGHWHSLAATRYGSATFLMVDDEDGDLYNASLLFEGQQLLEIDKQEGVRLGGSPHFQDTGILKIDTDYFDGCIDDLRISGHSIPLPPAVNSTPWGQASTFKGVEQGCFAPSSCTNVSCRPPLVCVDTWRSYHCGCGEGRVLGRSRVVCEDEDECAWQPCLNGGSCLNTHPGYVCTCLMGFRGQHCQLPDVSQTSLKLPVGILVTGIVWSIFFILLVCAFLLHQHHRRTSLRKCVVDAKDSSEGCKGQVSPMCSHTPNLLELQLLKPSRPSNHPSWTRNPNIADVDVLRVDAMMTISGGQELSEDNDQTSPSLMKSGQGVKGLKSNMGTTDSSSLTENHLRKHFYEDDGPPLGGISSWITL is encoded by the exons tGACCAAGCTGGTGGGCAGCGACCCGGTGGAGTTCAAGCAGCCGGAGTATGAGGTGACGGTTCCTGAGAACACCAGCGCTGACCACCTGCTGCGGCTGTCCGCCAGGGTTCGAGCCTCAG GTGAGACTGTAAAGTATCGGATCATTCAAGGTAACGAGGACAACTTATTCCATCTCGACCCAGCTTCTGGCATCCTCTCGCTCCTGCAGCCTCTTGACTACGAGCTGCAGCAACAG CATGAACTattggtggaggcggtggttgGAGCTGCAAGGAGTGTGGCgcgggtggtggtgaaagtggacGACCAAAACGACCACGCGCCGGTGTTCCTGAGGGCGCTACACGAGACCCAGATCACCGAGGAGGACAACAGACACCTGCCCAAAGTCATACTGAAG CAAGTGACAGCAGTGGACGAGGACACAGGTCGGTTTGGGAGCCTCACCTACACCATCTCCGGAGATGGCATCTTCACTAACGGGTCGCGGCCTTGCTTCTCCTTGGATGCTGCCTCCGGAACAGTCTTGCTTCTCAGG CCTTTAGACCGTGATCCTCCTCACGGCCAGGCTCAATGGCGCCTGCGTGTGACAGCCACTGATGGGGAGCTTGAAGCACACACTGACATCCGTGTCAACCTCAAAGATGCCAATGACAACGcgcccttcttcccttctcctatcACCACGGCCACCGTCTCTGAAGACACGCCCATCG GGTCGTCGGTGACGCGCGTGGTGGCCACGGACCACGACGACCCCCAGGAGGGAGACAACGCCAAGGTGACCTTCTCGCTGGAGAAGAACGCGATCGACGAGTCGAGCGGCCGTCCCATCTTCGCGATCGACAGCGAGCTGGGCGTCATCACCACGGCGCTGTGCTGCCTCGACCGGGAGAAGACCCAGCGCTACGTCATCCAGGTGGTGGCGACCGACGGCGGCGGCCTCAAGG GCACGGgaacggtggtggtggacgtggacGACGTGAACGACGTGCCTCCGAGGTTCTCGCGGCCCGAGTGGACGCTGGACGTGCCTGAGAGCCTCGACCCCGACAACGTGCTGGCCACACTCACCGTCGTGGACCAGGACGTCACCAACGACTTCGCCTACAGG GTGGTGCCAGAGAGTGGGCGTGGCTGGCAGATGTTTCAAGTGGAGGGTGTGTCAGGATCACTCCCTGGTGGGAACCTGAAATCAGTGAAACCGCTGGATTTTGAGAATCCTGACCATCGGCAGGGATTTAATTTCAAGGTTCAGGTCACGGATGTG GGAGAAGCTGGATGGGGACAGAAGGAACACATAGCTGAGACCTGGGTAAGGCTGAAActggtggatgagaatgacaATGACCCTGTGTTCAACAAGGAAAGCATCCACCTGATGCTACCTGAAGACACCCCACGTGgatccctccttgcctccttcacGGCCGTTGATCCAGATGCT GCTGGAGAAAGCCAGATTAGTTACCGTGTGGATCCAAACAGTGACCCGGGCCATCAGTTTGATGTAGACAGGACAGGTGCCATGCGTCTGGTGGGTGGGTTGGACCGTGAAATTACAGATGCTCACAGTTTGCTGTTATGGGCAGTTGATGATGGGGCACCACCCAGGACAACCACCGCCACTCTTACT ATCAATGTGACAGACGTGAACGACAACCCGCCGTTCTTGTCTGAGCCTCGTGAGGTGCAGGTGACAGAGAACAGCCAGGCACAGCTGGTGGCGCGGGTCAAGCTGGGTGACCCCGACGATTGGCAACAGGGTCACGGGCCACCCTTCACCATCTCCCTGGACCCTCGTGCGCCGCCCCACGTCACCGACAGCATCAGAGTCACGCTGGACAGAA GAGGGGACGACGGGCggggcgtgggcgtggtgtgGACGCGGGCGGCGCTGGACCGAGAGGAGCGTCCCGCCCTGCTGGTGCCCCTGGTGGTGGGCGACGCTGGGTGGCCATCACTCACCGCCACCGTCACCCTCACCCTGCACGTGGCCGACATCAATGACAACCCCATGGCGCCCGCCGCCAAGACCGTCACCGTGCACACCATGCAG cggaagGGGGCATCAGTACCACTTGGTCGAGTGTACGTACAAGATCCAGATAACTGGAATACTGGTGCTAAGACCTTCGCCTGGAGACACCCTCAGGCTGGTTTTTTCCTGAACACCTTCACTGGTCACTTGTCCATGGCTCCCTCCACTCCAGATGGCCA GTATGAACTCAGGTTCATAGTGAGTGACAGTGATCAGGGACAAAGGAACATAGAGGCCAATGTAACTGTCTTGGTGAAGCGCCTCAGCCCGGATGATGTGAGGAGTGCCATGCCCCTCACACTGACCTCCCACAGCCAAAGCTTGGTGAGGTCTCATTCTGAG GCTGGAGTGTCAGTGTTGAGTCGTCTGGTGGGCGCCATTCAGGCatgggcaggtggtggtggtgcagcagtaaaAGTTATTTCCCTGCAACCTTTGGAGGGAAAGATTCCTGCCACACGAGTTTGGCTCTCTGCTGTAGGAATTGCTAATTTTGAATATCTTTTGCTTTACCACAAAAATAAG CTGAGTGCAACACTAGGAACCAGTGTGCAGGATGTGGGTGTGATCTCTTGCCATGAGGATGCTGCTGCCTCCTTAGATAAGATAGCAGAGGAGAGATGTGTAGGTGGCTGTTGGGTGGGCCTTGCTGAACACTTTAGTGTGGTGGATGCCAACTCCTCTGCAGTAGTGGGACCTCAGGTGGTCATACGAGGACCCTGTGGCTGCACAGGTACCACCACACCTCGAGTCAACTCCTGCACCCCCGATACCTGTCTTAATGGAGGAAGGTGCCTTAGTACTGCTTCAGGCTCTCG CTGCATCTGTCCACATGGTACCTTGGGTTCCCACTGCAAAGTGCTGTCTAGGTACTTTGagggggatggggaaggggaggatgcCAGCACTGAACTAGCCTCAGAGGGTTCATGGGCATGGGTGCCACCCATTCCACCATGCACTGAGGTGCACATTAGTGTGGAAGTGCTAAGCATGGTGGGAACAGCTGCACTGCTTTATTCAGGATCTGACCAAAGTGTGGCACAAGGACCAAACATGCATGATGTACTGTTGTTGGAACTGCGTCAGGGTCAGCCAGTGCTGCTGCTGGACCTAGGCAGTGGCCCCATCACCCTAACCCTCAACACCTCCCTCACTGACAACATGTGGCACAGGATAGACCTCATCTGGAAGGATGAG TTGGTGGAGATGCTTGTAGACCTGTGTTTGGGTGACCACTGGGACAAGCTGCCAGCATCCTCTCCTGCTGCTCACAACCATTCATCCACAACTGTCTTCCCTGATGTCCACATGTGTCGGGGCTCTGCTAAGCTGCCACAGAATAACCACATCCTCAACTCAAGTGGGGTGCTTCAGGTGGGTGGGATAGTGCACCCATTACCTCCCATCATTATGGGTAGAGATCCAATGCTACCCCATCCACCACACTTTCATGGTTGCATCAAGAATCTCAGAATTAATGGCAAG TTGATAGACTTGGGAAATAGTGTCCTCAGCAAAGCCAGCACCACAGGGTGTCATGCTGCAGACTGCCTCATCAATAACCTCTATTGTGGCCCTCATGGCAG GTGTCAGGGATCACCAGGATCACTGCATTGTGAGTGCCAGCCAGGGTGGGGCGGTCTGGGCTGTGCTtcacccaccacacccaccaccttcTTCCCCAACAGCTACGTCAAGTTGGCCCTGTCCTTCTCACCGCTGGcttacacctcctccttcagcttcaG ATTTCGCACCctaaggaggagaggggaattgATTGTGTTGTCATCACAGCATGGTCGGGACAGCTGGTCTATACAGATCGTGGATGGCTGCCTGTGTGCAGTACTGCAGCTCCATCCTCAACCTCCAACTTCTATATGTCTTTCACGAGCTGCCCTCACTGATGGCCATTGGCACTCCCTTGCTGCCACCAG GTATGGCTCAGCAACCTTTTTGATGGTagatgatgaagatggagaCCTTTACAATGCCTCGTTGCTGTTTGAGGGACAGCAGTTGCTAGAGATAGACAAGCAGGAAGGCGTCCGTCTTGGTGGCTCTCCACATTTCCAGGACACAGGAATACTCAAGATTGATACTGATTATTTTGATG GATGCATTGATGACCTGCGCATTTCGGGTCACAGTATCCCACTTCCACCAGCAGTTAACAGCACTCCCTGGGGCCAGGCCAGCACCTTCAAGGGTGTGGAGCAAGGATGCTTTGCTCCATCGTCATGTACCAACGTGTCCTGCAGACCACCACTCGTCTGTGTCGACACTTGGAGATCTTATCACTGTGG GTGTGGTGAGGGTCGTGTGCTGGGACGCAGCCGTGTGGTGtgtgaagatgaggatgagtgTGCCTGGCAGCCTTGTCTTAATGGTGGCTCCTGCCTCAACACCCACCCAG GCTATGTGTGCACCTGCTTGATGGGATTCAGAGGACAGCACTGCCAGCTGCCTGATGTCAGCCAGACCTCTCTGAAGCTCCCTGTAGGAATTCTGGTAACCGGCATTGTGTGGtccatctttttcattt TGTTGGTGTGTGCCTTCCTGCTTCATCAGCACCACCGCCGCACCTCATTGCGTAAGTGTGTGGTGGATGCCAAGGACAGCTCTGAAGGCTGTAAGGGTCAAGTTTCACCAATGTGCAGCCACACACCCAATTTGTTAGAGCTCCAGCTACTGAAACCATCCAGACCAAGCAACCATCCGAGCTGGACAAGAAATCCCAATATTGCAG ATGTGGATGTTTTAAGGGTGGATGCAATGATGACAATAAGTGGTGGACAAGAATTGAGTGAAGACAATGACCAAACCTCCCCATCACTTATGAAGAGTGGTCAGGGTGTGAAGGGCTTGAAATCCAACATGGGCACTACTGACAGCTCCTCACTTACAGAGAATCACCTGAGAAAGCATTTCTATGAAGATGATGGTCCTCCCTTGGGAGGTATTTCTTCCT GGATAACTCTATGA
- the LOC123515493 gene encoding putative neural-cadherin 2 isoform X1 translates to MAVNVLVPLLIPLGEQLTNVTKLVGSDPVEFKQPEYEVTVPENTSADHLLRLSARVRASGETVKYRIIQGNEDNLFHLDPASGILSLLQPLDYELQQQHELLVEAVVGAARSVARVVVKVDDQNDHAPVFLRALHETQITEEDNRHLPKVILKQVTAVDEDTGRFGSLTYTISGDGIFTNGSRPCFSLDAASGTVLLLRPLDRDPPHGQAQWRLRVTATDGELEAHTDIRVNLKDANDNAPFFPSPITTATVSEDTPIGSSVTRVVATDHDDPQEGDNAKVTFSLEKNAIDESSGRPIFAIDSELGVITTALCCLDREKTQRYVIQVVATDGGGLKGTGTVVVDVDDVNDVPPRFSRPEWTLDVPESLDPDNVLATLTVVDQDVTNDFAYRVVPESGRGWQMFQVEGVSGSLPGGNLKSVKPLDFENPDHRQGFNFKVQVTDVGEAGWGQKEHIAETWVRLKLVDENDNDPVFNKESIHLMLPEDTPRGSLLASFTAVDPDAAGESQISYRVDPNSDPGHQFDVDRTGAMRLVGGLDREITDAHSLLLWAVDDGAPPRTTTATLTINVTDVNDNPPFLSEPREVQVTENSQAQLVARVKLGDPDDWQQGHGPPFTISLDPRAPPHVTDSIRVTLDRRGDDGRGVGVVWTRAALDREERPALLVPLVVGDAGWPSLTATVTLTLHVADINDNPMAPAAKTVTVHTMQRKGASVPLGRVYVQDPDNWNTGAKTFAWRHPQAGFFLNTFTGHLSMAPSTPDGQYELRFIVSDSDQGQRNIEANVTVLVKRLSPDDVRSAMPLTLTSHSQSLVRSHSEAGVSVLSRLVGAIQAWAGGGGAAVKVISLQPLEGKIPATRVWLSAVGIANFEYLLLYHKNKLSATLGTSVQDVGVISCHEDAAASLDKIAEERCVGGCWVGLAEHFSVVDANSSAVVGPQVVIRGPCGCTGTTTPRVNSCTPDTCLNGGRCLSTASGSRCICPHGTLGSHCKVLSRYFEGDGEGEDASTELASEGSWAWVPPIPPCTEVHISVEVLSMVGTAALLYSGSDQSVAQGPNMHDVLLLELRQGQPVLLLDLGSGPITLTLNTSLTDNMWHRIDLIWKDELVEMLVDLCLGDHWDKLPASSPAAHNHSSTTVFPDVHMCRGSAKLPQNNHILNSSGVLQVGGIVHPLPPIIMGRDPMLPHPPHFHGCIKNLRINGKLIDLGNSVLSKASTTGCHAADCLINNLYCGPHGRCQGSPGSLHCECQPGWGGLGCASPTTPTTFFPNSYVKLALSFSPLAYTSSFSFRFRTLRRRGELIVLSSQHGRDSWSIQIVDGCLCAVLQLHPQPPTSICLSRAALTDGHWHSLAATRYGSATFLMVDDEDGDLYNASLLFEGQQLLEIDKQEGVRLGGSPHFQDTGILKIDTDYFDGCIDDLRISGHSIPLPPAVNSTPWGQASTFKGVEQGCFAPSSCTNVSCRPPLVCVDTWRSYHCGCGEGRVLGRSRVVCEDEDECAWQPCLNGGSCLNTHPGYVCTCLMGFRGQHCQLPDVSQTSLKLPVGILVTGIVWSIFFILLVCAFLLHQHHRRTSLRKCVVDAKDSSEGCKGQVSPMCSHTPNLLELQLLKPSRPSNHPSWTRNPNIADVDVLRVDAMMTISGGQELSEDNDQTSPSLMKSGQGVKGLKSNMGTTDSSSLTENHLRKHFYEDDGPPLGGISSWITL, encoded by the exons tGACCAAGCTGGTGGGCAGCGACCCGGTGGAGTTCAAGCAGCCGGAGTATGAGGTGACGGTTCCTGAGAACACCAGCGCTGACCACCTGCTGCGGCTGTCCGCCAGGGTTCGAGCCTCAG GTGAGACTGTAAAGTATCGGATCATTCAAGGTAACGAGGACAACTTATTCCATCTCGACCCAGCTTCTGGCATCCTCTCGCTCCTGCAGCCTCTTGACTACGAGCTGCAGCAACAG CATGAACTattggtggaggcggtggttgGAGCTGCAAGGAGTGTGGCgcgggtggtggtgaaagtggacGACCAAAACGACCACGCGCCGGTGTTCCTGAGGGCGCTACACGAGACCCAGATCACCGAGGAGGACAACAGACACCTGCCCAAAGTCATACTGAAG CAAGTGACAGCAGTGGACGAGGACACAGGTCGGTTTGGGAGCCTCACCTACACCATCTCCGGAGATGGCATCTTCACTAACGGGTCGCGGCCTTGCTTCTCCTTGGATGCTGCCTCCGGAACAGTCTTGCTTCTCAGG CCTTTAGACCGTGATCCTCCTCACGGCCAGGCTCAATGGCGCCTGCGTGTGACAGCCACTGATGGGGAGCTTGAAGCACACACTGACATCCGTGTCAACCTCAAAGATGCCAATGACAACGcgcccttcttcccttctcctatcACCACGGCCACCGTCTCTGAAGACACGCCCATCG GGTCGTCGGTGACGCGCGTGGTGGCCACGGACCACGACGACCCCCAGGAGGGAGACAACGCCAAGGTGACCTTCTCGCTGGAGAAGAACGCGATCGACGAGTCGAGCGGCCGTCCCATCTTCGCGATCGACAGCGAGCTGGGCGTCATCACCACGGCGCTGTGCTGCCTCGACCGGGAGAAGACCCAGCGCTACGTCATCCAGGTGGTGGCGACCGACGGCGGCGGCCTCAAGG GCACGGgaacggtggtggtggacgtggacGACGTGAACGACGTGCCTCCGAGGTTCTCGCGGCCCGAGTGGACGCTGGACGTGCCTGAGAGCCTCGACCCCGACAACGTGCTGGCCACACTCACCGTCGTGGACCAGGACGTCACCAACGACTTCGCCTACAGG GTGGTGCCAGAGAGTGGGCGTGGCTGGCAGATGTTTCAAGTGGAGGGTGTGTCAGGATCACTCCCTGGTGGGAACCTGAAATCAGTGAAACCGCTGGATTTTGAGAATCCTGACCATCGGCAGGGATTTAATTTCAAGGTTCAGGTCACGGATGTG GGAGAAGCTGGATGGGGACAGAAGGAACACATAGCTGAGACCTGGGTAAGGCTGAAActggtggatgagaatgacaATGACCCTGTGTTCAACAAGGAAAGCATCCACCTGATGCTACCTGAAGACACCCCACGTGgatccctccttgcctccttcacGGCCGTTGATCCAGATGCT GCTGGAGAAAGCCAGATTAGTTACCGTGTGGATCCAAACAGTGACCCGGGCCATCAGTTTGATGTAGACAGGACAGGTGCCATGCGTCTGGTGGGTGGGTTGGACCGTGAAATTACAGATGCTCACAGTTTGCTGTTATGGGCAGTTGATGATGGGGCACCACCCAGGACAACCACCGCCACTCTTACT ATCAATGTGACAGACGTGAACGACAACCCGCCGTTCTTGTCTGAGCCTCGTGAGGTGCAGGTGACAGAGAACAGCCAGGCACAGCTGGTGGCGCGGGTCAAGCTGGGTGACCCCGACGATTGGCAACAGGGTCACGGGCCACCCTTCACCATCTCCCTGGACCCTCGTGCGCCGCCCCACGTCACCGACAGCATCAGAGTCACGCTGGACAGAA GAGGGGACGACGGGCggggcgtgggcgtggtgtgGACGCGGGCGGCGCTGGACCGAGAGGAGCGTCCCGCCCTGCTGGTGCCCCTGGTGGTGGGCGACGCTGGGTGGCCATCACTCACCGCCACCGTCACCCTCACCCTGCACGTGGCCGACATCAATGACAACCCCATGGCGCCCGCCGCCAAGACCGTCACCGTGCACACCATGCAG cggaagGGGGCATCAGTACCACTTGGTCGAGTGTACGTACAAGATCCAGATAACTGGAATACTGGTGCTAAGACCTTCGCCTGGAGACACCCTCAGGCTGGTTTTTTCCTGAACACCTTCACTGGTCACTTGTCCATGGCTCCCTCCACTCCAGATGGCCA GTATGAACTCAGGTTCATAGTGAGTGACAGTGATCAGGGACAAAGGAACATAGAGGCCAATGTAACTGTCTTGGTGAAGCGCCTCAGCCCGGATGATGTGAGGAGTGCCATGCCCCTCACACTGACCTCCCACAGCCAAAGCTTGGTGAGGTCTCATTCTGAG GCTGGAGTGTCAGTGTTGAGTCGTCTGGTGGGCGCCATTCAGGCatgggcaggtggtggtggtgcagcagtaaaAGTTATTTCCCTGCAACCTTTGGAGGGAAAGATTCCTGCCACACGAGTTTGGCTCTCTGCTGTAGGAATTGCTAATTTTGAATATCTTTTGCTTTACCACAAAAATAAG CTGAGTGCAACACTAGGAACCAGTGTGCAGGATGTGGGTGTGATCTCTTGCCATGAGGATGCTGCTGCCTCCTTAGATAAGATAGCAGAGGAGAGATGTGTAGGTGGCTGTTGGGTGGGCCTTGCTGAACACTTTAGTGTGGTGGATGCCAACTCCTCTGCAGTAGTGGGACCTCAGGTGGTCATACGAGGACCCTGTGGCTGCACAGGTACCACCACACCTCGAGTCAACTCCTGCACCCCCGATACCTGTCTTAATGGAGGAAGGTGCCTTAGTACTGCTTCAGGCTCTCG CTGCATCTGTCCACATGGTACCTTGGGTTCCCACTGCAAAGTGCTGTCTAGGTACTTTGagggggatggggaaggggaggatgcCAGCACTGAACTAGCCTCAGAGGGTTCATGGGCATGGGTGCCACCCATTCCACCATGCACTGAGGTGCACATTAGTGTGGAAGTGCTAAGCATGGTGGGAACAGCTGCACTGCTTTATTCAGGATCTGACCAAAGTGTGGCACAAGGACCAAACATGCATGATGTACTGTTGTTGGAACTGCGTCAGGGTCAGCCAGTGCTGCTGCTGGACCTAGGCAGTGGCCCCATCACCCTAACCCTCAACACCTCCCTCACTGACAACATGTGGCACAGGATAGACCTCATCTGGAAGGATGAG TTGGTGGAGATGCTTGTAGACCTGTGTTTGGGTGACCACTGGGACAAGCTGCCAGCATCCTCTCCTGCTGCTCACAACCATTCATCCACAACTGTCTTCCCTGATGTCCACATGTGTCGGGGCTCTGCTAAGCTGCCACAGAATAACCACATCCTCAACTCAAGTGGGGTGCTTCAGGTGGGTGGGATAGTGCACCCATTACCTCCCATCATTATGGGTAGAGATCCAATGCTACCCCATCCACCACACTTTCATGGTTGCATCAAGAATCTCAGAATTAATGGCAAG TTGATAGACTTGGGAAATAGTGTCCTCAGCAAAGCCAGCACCACAGGGTGTCATGCTGCAGACTGCCTCATCAATAACCTCTATTGTGGCCCTCATGGCAG GTGTCAGGGATCACCAGGATCACTGCATTGTGAGTGCCAGCCAGGGTGGGGCGGTCTGGGCTGTGCTtcacccaccacacccaccaccttcTTCCCCAACAGCTACGTCAAGTTGGCCCTGTCCTTCTCACCGCTGGcttacacctcctccttcagcttcaG ATTTCGCACCctaaggaggagaggggaattgATTGTGTTGTCATCACAGCATGGTCGGGACAGCTGGTCTATACAGATCGTGGATGGCTGCCTGTGTGCAGTACTGCAGCTCCATCCTCAACCTCCAACTTCTATATGTCTTTCACGAGCTGCCCTCACTGATGGCCATTGGCACTCCCTTGCTGCCACCAG GTATGGCTCAGCAACCTTTTTGATGGTagatgatgaagatggagaCCTTTACAATGCCTCGTTGCTGTTTGAGGGACAGCAGTTGCTAGAGATAGACAAGCAGGAAGGCGTCCGTCTTGGTGGCTCTCCACATTTCCAGGACACAGGAATACTCAAGATTGATACTGATTATTTTGATG GATGCATTGATGACCTGCGCATTTCGGGTCACAGTATCCCACTTCCACCAGCAGTTAACAGCACTCCCTGGGGCCAGGCCAGCACCTTCAAGGGTGTGGAGCAAGGATGCTTTGCTCCATCGTCATGTACCAACGTGTCCTGCAGACCACCACTCGTCTGTGTCGACACTTGGAGATCTTATCACTGTGG GTGTGGTGAGGGTCGTGTGCTGGGACGCAGCCGTGTGGTGtgtgaagatgaggatgagtgTGCCTGGCAGCCTTGTCTTAATGGTGGCTCCTGCCTCAACACCCACCCAG GCTATGTGTGCACCTGCTTGATGGGATTCAGAGGACAGCACTGCCAGCTGCCTGATGTCAGCCAGACCTCTCTGAAGCTCCCTGTAGGAATTCTGGTAACCGGCATTGTGTGGtccatctttttcattt TGTTGGTGTGTGCCTTCCTGCTTCATCAGCACCACCGCCGCACCTCATTGCGTAAGTGTGTGGTGGATGCCAAGGACAGCTCTGAAGGCTGTAAGGGTCAAGTTTCACCAATGTGCAGCCACACACCCAATTTGTTAGAGCTCCAGCTACTGAAACCATCCAGACCAAGCAACCATCCGAGCTGGACAAGAAATCCCAATATTGCAG ATGTGGATGTTTTAAGGGTGGATGCAATGATGACAATAAGTGGTGGACAAGAATTGAGTGAAGACAATGACCAAACCTCCCCATCACTTATGAAGAGTGGTCAGGGTGTGAAGGGCTTGAAATCCAACATGGGCACTACTGACAGCTCCTCACTTACAGAGAATCACCTGAGAAAGCATTTCTATGAAGATGATGGTCCTCCCTTGGGAGGTATTTCTTCCT GGATAACTCTATGA